The Dictyoglomus sp. NZ13-RE01 genomic interval ATAATTGCCCTTGCAATGACTTACATAATAATAAGTGGTAATATAGACATTTCTGTGGCATCTAATATGGGAATGGCTTCTGCTTTTATGGGAGTATTTTATAGAATGGGGATAAACATTTGGCTTAGTTCTTTCTTTGCATTAGTAATTGCTACATTAGGTGGCTTTTTTAATGGTTATTTAATTACAAGATTTAAATTACCTGCTATCGCAGTAACCTTAGGAACTTATGGTTTATATAGGGGTATAGCTTATGTATTACTAAAGGATACTGCAGTAGGGATAAATGAAGAAAGTTTCCTATATATAGGACAAGGTTATATTGGTAATACTCCAATTCCTTTCTCATTAGTTTTATTTCTCATACTTGCTCTAATATTTGGAATTATTTTGCATAAAACAAATTTTGGAAGATATATATATGCTATGGGAAATAATGAACAGACCTGTAGATTTTCAGGAATACCTGTGGATAGAATAAAGAAAATATTATTTACTATCTCTGGCTTTATGTCAGGACTTTCCGCAATTTTACTATCTTCAAGATTAAGTAGCATTAGACCTGATATTGGTGTAGGTTTAGAGCTTGAGGTAATCGCCACTGTAGTTTTAGGAGGAGTAAGTATATTGGGTGGTACAGGAAATATGATAGGAGTTATTCTTGCATTATTTTTAGTAGGATATGCTAC includes:
- a CDS encoding branched-chain amino acid ABC transporter permease translates to MKIKFSWEILLIILILIVFITSSLVSPYFLDVVNLLDTTTNFMEKGIIALAMTYIIISGNIDISVASNMGMASAFMGVFYRMGINIWLSSFFALVIATLGGFFNGYLITRFKLPAIAVTLGTYGLYRGIAYVLLKDTAVGINEESFLYIGQGYIGNTPIPFSLVLFLILALIFGIILHKTNFGRYIYAMGNNEQTCRFSGIPVDRIKKILFTISGFMSGLSAILLSSRLSSIRPDIGVGLELEVIATVVLGGVSILGGTGNMIGVILALFLVGYATFSMNLVNIPSQVITIIMGLLLITTVLLTQIFQFRERKT